A genomic region of Arachis hypogaea cultivar Tifrunner chromosome 5, arahy.Tifrunner.gnm2.J5K5, whole genome shotgun sequence contains the following coding sequences:
- the LOC112803209 gene encoding uncharacterized protein, protein MAKQKTIAQIYGDWEESYNKVPKLLQALQSCFPGTICDFCVKPFYDGHLLVHDCSMFDKVFWSFSSCVEAFMHCKPFVSIDGTHLYGRYGGVLLIAVAQDENSNIMPISFAITDSESTESWSFFLTNLRRHVTSQDGLLVISDKFQAIKAALSTDESGWHPPKAYHAYCIRHVAANFMTRFKSAEGKRYLINAAYSSSKAGYEWYMDALRGVSPTMVE, encoded by the coding sequence ATGGCCAAGCAGAAGACAATTGCACAAATCTATGGGGATTGGGAAGAGTCGTACAATAAGGTTCCCAAGTTGCTTCAGGCCCTACAGAGCTGTTTTCCTGGTACCATTTGTGACTTCTGCGTCAAACCATTCTACGATGGGCACCTCCTGGTACATGACTGCAGTATGTTCGACAAGGTATTTTGGTCTTTCTCGTCATGTGTAGAAGCCTTCATGCATTGCAAGCCTTTCGTCTCTATAGATGGTACGCATCTGTATGGCAGGTATGGTGGTGTCTTGCTTATTGCGGTGGCGCAAGATGAGAATAGCAACATCATGCCTATTTCCTTTGCCATTACGGATTCTGAGAGCACCGAGTCATGGTCATTCTTCCTAACTAATCTGAGACGCCACGTCACCTCACAAGACGGCTTGTTGGTTATCTCCGACAAATTTCAGGCTATCAAGGCAGCGCTTAGTACCGATGAAAGTGGTTGGCATCCCCCTAAAGCCTACCATGCTTATTGCATAAGACACGTGGCTGCGAACTTCATGACACGGTTCAAGTCAGCCGAGGGCAAGAGGTACCTCATTAACGCTGCTTATAGTTCAAGCAAGGCCGGTTACGAGTGGTACATGGATGCGTTGAGAGGAGTCTCGCCTACCATGGTTGAGTAG